Proteins co-encoded in one Candidatus Methylomirabilota bacterium genomic window:
- a CDS encoding TRAP transporter large permease encodes MIALTALAFVVLLLLAVPVAFTVGAAGFLGLWWSGAYPLSIIIQQMFLAVDSFVLLAIPLFILAGALMETGGIAIRLVRFAQALVGWIRGGLAMAVVIAEYIFSGISGSTIADVSAIGSTMIPPMTRAGYRPEEAVSVVAAASAMGILVPPCILMIVIGAIANVSVAALFVGGLIPALVLAAAIMVYIYLQARRGNMAPPRPTGPRELWRAFVGALIPLGLPLIIFGGILGGVMTPTEAAAVAVFYAAIVGLFVYREIRWSQVPEILVQSAVVTANVCFILATAAVVAWVLVVQQVPALLLTWMSAASAGPTLFLVLTAVLFILLGAVLEGLPAVVIVLPTFLPVVKQLDIDLVHYCIVVVAATGIGLFLPPIGVGLFIACGIANITVDRVVRPMLPYVLFLCVGLLIVILVPWFTLVLPRLFGL; translated from the coding sequence ATGATCGCGCTCACCGCCCTCGCGTTCGTCGTCCTGCTGCTGCTGGCGGTGCCGGTCGCGTTCACCGTCGGCGCGGCGGGGTTCCTGGGGCTCTGGTGGAGCGGCGCCTACCCGCTGTCGATCATCATCCAGCAGATGTTCCTGGCGGTCGATTCGTTCGTGCTGCTCGCGATCCCGCTCTTCATCCTGGCCGGGGCTCTCATGGAGACCGGCGGCATCGCCATCCGGCTCGTGCGCTTCGCGCAGGCGCTGGTCGGGTGGATCCGCGGGGGACTGGCGATGGCGGTCGTCATCGCCGAGTACATCTTCTCCGGCATCTCGGGCTCGACGATCGCCGACGTGTCGGCGATCGGCTCCACCATGATCCCTCCGATGACGCGGGCCGGCTACCGCCCCGAGGAGGCCGTCAGCGTGGTGGCGGCGGCCTCGGCGATGGGCATCCTGGTGCCGCCCTGCATCCTGATGATCGTCATCGGCGCCATCGCCAACGTGTCGGTCGCCGCGCTCTTCGTCGGCGGGCTGATTCCGGCACTCGTCCTCGCCGCGGCGATCATGGTCTACATCTACCTGCAGGCGCGGCGGGGGAACATGGCGCCGCCTCGGCCGACCGGCCCGCGGGAGCTCTGGCGGGCGTTCGTCGGCGCCCTGATCCCGCTCGGGCTGCCGCTCATCATCTTCGGCGGGATCCTGGGCGGTGTGATGACGCCGACCGAAGCGGCGGCGGTCGCGGTCTTCTACGCCGCCATCGTCGGCCTCTTCGTGTACCGCGAGATCCGCTGGTCGCAGGTCCCCGAGATCCTCGTCCAGAGCGCCGTCGTCACCGCGAACGTGTGCTTCATCCTCGCGACGGCCGCGGTGGTGGCGTGGGTCCTCGTGGTCCAGCAGGTGCCCGCGCTGCTCCTCACGTGGATGAGCGCCGCCTCGGCGGGACCCACGCTCTTCCTCGTCCTGACGGCGGTCCTGTTCATCCTGCTGGGCGCGGTCCTCGAGGGCCTGCCGGCGGTGGTCATCGTGCTGCCGACCTTCCTGCCGGTCGTCAAGCAGCTCGACATCGATCTCGTGCACTACTGCATCGTCGTCGTCGCGGCGACCGGCATCGGACTGTTCCTGCCGCCGATCGGCGTCGGGCTGTTCATCGCGTGCGGGATCGCGAACATCACGGTGGACCGCGTCGTCCGGCCCATGCTGCCGTACGTGCTGTTCCTCTGCGTCGGCCTCCTGATCGTCATCCTCGTGCCCTGGTTCACCCTCGTCCTGCCGCGGCTGTTCGGGCTCTGA
- a CDS encoding FAD-binding oxidoreductase has translation MKPVECRARVVAVRRLTAAILEVDLAMVEPAELRFEAGQWVSVPFGPKLVRAYSLASTPRSPRRLTLCADVAPGGLGSKWFEELTPGAEVGFKGPLGGFLFSRADPRRPLFVAEEIGIVPIRSIVTELYETGFGRPATLVYWGRDPGWLAYDAEFRSLARRYPGFSYHPVVASAAGAWRDGASGLAEVIGRRVQDVTGLVAYVSGGEQMIHRVRDVLVAKGLDRKAVKWEKFW, from the coding sequence GTGAAACCCGTCGAGTGCCGCGCCCGCGTCGTCGCGGTGCGGCGGCTCACGGCCGCGATCCTCGAGGTGGACCTCGCGATGGTCGAGCCGGCGGAGCTCCGGTTCGAGGCCGGCCAGTGGGTGTCGGTGCCCTTCGGCCCGAAGCTCGTGCGCGCGTACTCGCTCGCGTCCACGCCGCGCTCGCCGCGGCGGCTCACGCTCTGCGCCGACGTGGCGCCGGGCGGCCTCGGCTCGAAGTGGTTCGAGGAGCTCACGCCGGGGGCCGAGGTCGGCTTCAAGGGGCCGCTCGGCGGCTTCCTCTTCTCACGCGCCGATCCGCGGCGGCCGCTCTTCGTCGCCGAGGAGATCGGCATCGTGCCGATCCGCTCGATCGTGACCGAGCTCTACGAGACCGGGTTTGGCCGGCCGGCCACGCTCGTCTACTGGGGCCGCGACCCGGGCTGGCTCGCGTACGACGCGGAGTTTCGCTCGCTCGCGCGGCGCTACCCCGGGTTCTCGTATCATCCGGTGGTGGCGAGCGCGGCAGGCGCGTGGCGCGACGGCGCGAGCGGGCTCGCCGAGGTGATCGGCCGGCGCGTGCAGGACGTGACGGGCCTGGTCGCCTACGTCTCGGGAGGCGAGCAGATGATCCACCGCGTCCGCGACGTGCTCGTCGCCAAAGGCCTGGACCGCAAGGCGGTGAAGTGGGAGAAGTTCTGGTGA
- a CDS encoding long-chain fatty acid--CoA ligase, which translates to MTMGAEIHDLMMDYPLTLTHFFERSRRLWPKKQLATRVPGRPLFRYTYADFAERTRRLATVLRELGITPGDRVATLAWNSHRHLEIYWAAPCAGAVLHTLNLRLSAQDLTFIVNHAADSVIFADASLWPILEGIRDRIPTVRTIVIMRDAPEAGVAAGLPDYETLLAAARPLDRWPALDETDAAGMCYTSGTTGNPKGVVYTHRAMFLHCLAQAMTDSFGISEDDTLLHIVPMFHANSWCLPFTGVMVGANQIFAGPNPQPRDICELVQTEKVTFTGAVPTVWIAVKDLCEKEGWDISSLRTIAIGGSAAPKAMQLAFRKQFGVTMSHAWGMTEMTPLGTIARLKSYMHGWSEDAQYDVRARVGYPSVGVDARIVDEAGEELPWDGESMGELQVRGPWVLGAYYDNPASTDRFTRDGWFRTGDVATIDAEGYVQITDRTKDLIKSGGEWISSVDVENMIMSHPKVLEAAVIAVPHPKWVERPLACVVPKPGQTLAPAEIVDFLRPRLAKWALPDAVEIIAAVPKTSVGKFDKKVLRERYKNWAAKDA; encoded by the coding sequence ATGACGATGGGCGCCGAGATCCACGACCTCATGATGGATTATCCGCTGACGCTCACCCACTTCTTCGAGCGCAGCCGCCGCCTCTGGCCGAAGAAGCAGCTCGCCACCCGGGTGCCCGGCCGGCCGCTCTTCCGCTACACGTACGCCGACTTCGCCGAGCGCACGCGGCGCCTGGCCACGGTGCTGCGCGAGCTCGGGATCACGCCGGGGGACCGCGTGGCGACGCTCGCCTGGAACAGCCACCGCCACCTCGAGATCTACTGGGCGGCGCCCTGCGCGGGCGCCGTGCTCCACACGCTCAACCTCCGCCTCTCCGCGCAGGACCTGACGTTCATCGTCAACCACGCCGCCGACTCGGTCATCTTCGCCGACGCGAGCCTCTGGCCGATCCTCGAGGGCATCCGCGACCGGATCCCGACCGTGCGGACGATCGTGATCATGCGCGACGCCCCCGAGGCGGGCGTCGCCGCGGGGCTCCCCGACTACGAGACGCTCCTCGCCGCCGCCCGGCCCCTCGACCGCTGGCCCGCCCTCGACGAGACCGACGCCGCGGGCATGTGCTACACCTCCGGCACGACGGGCAACCCGAAGGGCGTCGTCTACACGCACCGGGCCATGTTCCTGCACTGCCTCGCCCAGGCGATGACCGACTCGTTCGGGATCTCCGAGGACGACACGTTGCTGCACATCGTGCCGATGTTCCACGCGAACTCCTGGTGCCTGCCGTTCACGGGCGTGATGGTGGGCGCGAACCAGATCTTCGCCGGACCGAACCCGCAGCCGCGCGACATCTGCGAGCTCGTCCAGACGGAGAAGGTGACGTTCACCGGCGCGGTGCCGACCGTGTGGATCGCGGTCAAGGACCTCTGCGAGAAGGAGGGCTGGGACATCTCCTCGCTGCGGACGATCGCGATCGGCGGCTCGGCGGCGCCGAAGGCGATGCAGCTCGCGTTCCGCAAGCAGTTCGGCGTCACCATGTCGCACGCCTGGGGCATGACGGAGATGACGCCCCTCGGCACGATCGCCCGGCTGAAGAGCTACATGCACGGGTGGTCCGAGGACGCGCAGTACGACGTGCGGGCGCGCGTCGGCTACCCGTCCGTCGGCGTGGACGCGCGCATCGTGGACGAGGCGGGCGAGGAGCTCCCCTGGGACGGCGAGAGCATGGGCGAGCTGCAGGTCCGCGGGCCCTGGGTCCTCGGCGCCTACTACGACAACCCCGCGTCCACCGACCGCTTCACCCGGGACGGCTGGTTCAGGACGGGCGACGTGGCGACGATCGACGCCGAGGGCTACGTCCAGATCACCGACCGGACGAAGGACCTCATCAAGTCCGGCGGCGAGTGGATCTCGAGCGTGGACGTCGAGAACATGATCATGTCCCACCCGAAGGTCCTCGAGGCCGCGGTCATCGCGGTGCCCCATCCGAAGTGGGTCGAGCGCCCGCTCGCGTGCGTCGTCCCGAAGCCCGGCCAGACGCTCGCGCCCGCCGAGATCGTGGACTTCCTCCGCCCCCGGCTGGCGAAGTGGGCGCTCCCGGACGCGGTCGAGATCATCGCGGCGGTGCCGAAGACGAGCGTCGGCAAGTTCGACAAGAAGGTGCTGCGCGAGCGCTACAAGAACTGGGCGGCGAAGGATGCGTGA
- a CDS encoding TRAP transporter substrate-binding protein, with the protein MRSHVRAVSVCAVVLACAAVLLWGPRLPVEAQAPLVLKLGTVNPGESPRNLAAYEFARVAAEKSKGRIRVEVYINNQLARGEGATLEGVQLGTIDVAPVGSAPIGGIFEPAYLPLDLPFLWESRAQVWKVMDGPVGQELFKKMEAKGVKGLCFGGGWGFRHMLSNKRAINTPDDMKGQTIRVQESPIYVSMMKQLGANPVPMPWGEVYLAMKQGTVDGMEIPVVTMISDKFYEVTKYYSLTNHTYPPISWFMNLKRYQSLPADLRQAVDEAARATCALDRKAEVDKEKGDLESIRKAGVQVNEVKDLKAFQDRMGPAYDLVTTKVGKEWMDRVLAAVKAAK; encoded by the coding sequence ATGAGAAGTCACGTGCGTGCCGTTTCCGTGTGCGCCGTCGTGCTCGCCTGCGCCGCGGTCCTGCTCTGGGGACCCCGGCTCCCGGTGGAGGCCCAGGCCCCGCTCGTGCTGAAGCTCGGCACGGTCAACCCGGGCGAGAGTCCGCGGAACCTCGCGGCCTACGAGTTCGCCCGCGTGGCGGCCGAGAAGTCGAAGGGGCGGATCAGGGTCGAGGTCTACATCAACAACCAGCTCGCGCGCGGCGAGGGCGCGACGCTCGAGGGCGTCCAGCTCGGGACGATCGACGTCGCCCCGGTCGGCAGCGCGCCGATCGGCGGGATCTTCGAGCCCGCCTACCTGCCGCTCGACCTGCCCTTCCTCTGGGAGAGCCGCGCGCAGGTGTGGAAGGTCATGGACGGGCCCGTCGGCCAGGAGCTGTTCAAGAAGATGGAGGCCAAGGGCGTCAAGGGCCTCTGCTTCGGCGGCGGGTGGGGCTTCCGCCACATGCTGTCCAACAAGCGCGCCATCAACACGCCGGACGACATGAAGGGCCAGACCATCCGCGTCCAGGAGTCGCCGATCTACGTCTCGATGATGAAGCAGCTCGGCGCCAACCCGGTGCCGATGCCGTGGGGCGAGGTGTACCTCGCCATGAAGCAGGGGACCGTGGACGGCATGGAGATCCCCGTGGTCACGATGATCTCGGATAAGTTCTACGAGGTCACCAAGTACTACTCGCTCACCAACCACACCTACCCGCCGATCTCCTGGTTCATGAACCTCAAGCGCTACCAGTCGCTGCCGGCCGATCTCCGCCAGGCCGTGGACGAGGCGGCCAGGGCCACCTGCGCGCTGGACCGCAAGGCCGAGGTCGACAAGGAGAAGGGCGACCTGGAGTCCATCCGCAAGGCCGGCGTGCAGGTCAACGAGGTGAAGGACCTCAAGGCGTTCCAGGACCGGATGGGTCCCGCCTACGATCTGGTTACCACGAAGGTCGGCAAGGAGTGGATGGATCGCGTCCTCGCCGCGGTGAAGGCCGCGAAGTGA
- a CDS encoding LLM class flavin-dependent oxidoreductase, with product MRFGVQLSLHPPEEQWALVRRVEELGFDSVWTGDHVSFHNPLYESLTLLATYAPITRRIRLGSAVYLLALRAPAVAAKITATLDVLSGGRLVFGVGVGGENPKEFELCGVPHRERGARVSEAIDAVRTLWRDSPASFEGRFTRFQGVSIDPKPVQQLPPIWVGGRSDAALVRAGRQGDGWVSYVVDPDRYAKSLEKIRAAADAAGRSLDGFTAAHLAFVTVGRDYEKAKAAWVAHLSRRYAQDWEPLAKKYGIIGTPAQCAEQLAEFRDAGCACVILSPIGDPRDDREQIEALAADLLPRFAPR from the coding sequence ATGCGGTTCGGGGTCCAGCTCTCGCTGCATCCGCCGGAAGAGCAGTGGGCGCTCGTCCGGCGCGTCGAGGAGCTCGGCTTCGACTCCGTGTGGACCGGCGACCACGTCTCCTTCCACAACCCGCTCTACGAGTCGCTGACGCTGCTGGCGACCTATGCGCCGATCACGCGGCGGATCCGGCTCGGCAGCGCGGTCTACCTCCTGGCCCTGCGCGCGCCCGCGGTCGCCGCCAAGATCACGGCGACCCTCGACGTCCTGTCGGGCGGGCGGCTCGTCTTCGGGGTGGGCGTCGGCGGCGAGAACCCCAAGGAGTTCGAGCTCTGCGGTGTCCCGCACCGCGAGCGCGGGGCGCGCGTCAGCGAGGCGATCGACGCCGTGCGGACCCTCTGGCGCGACTCGCCCGCGTCGTTCGAGGGCCGGTTCACCCGGTTCCAGGGGGTCTCGATCGACCCGAAGCCCGTGCAGCAGCTCCCGCCCATCTGGGTCGGCGGGCGGTCGGATGCGGCCCTGGTCCGCGCCGGCAGGCAGGGCGACGGCTGGGTCTCCTACGTCGTCGATCCCGACCGCTACGCGAAGAGCCTCGAGAAGATCCGCGCCGCCGCCGACGCCGCCGGCCGCTCGCTCGACGGCTTCACCGCCGCGCACCTCGCGTTCGTCACCGTCGGGCGGGACTACGAGAAGGCGAAGGCCGCCTGGGTCGCCCACCTCTCCCGGCGGTACGCGCAGGACTGGGAGCCCCTCGCCAAGAAGTACGGGATCATCGGCACGCCCGCGCAGTGCGCCGAGCAGCTCGCCGAGTTCCGCGACGCCGGCTGCGCCTGCGTCATCCTGAGCCCGATCGGCGACCCGCGGGACGACCGGGAGCAGATCGAGGCGCTCGCCGCGGACCTGCTCCCGCGGTTCGCGCCGCGCTGA
- the rhaD gene encoding bifunctional rhamnulose-1-phosphate aldolase/short-chain dehydrogenase has protein sequence MRSRWNDADAARLDELDLLVYASRLIGAETSLVVWGGGNTSIKTVEHDHRGREVDVLRVKGSGSDLKSVQRKDFPGVRMDDIRALLPREDMGDQEMVGYLAHALQDPGGVRPSIETLLHGFLAARAVVHTHADAIVALTNNDRHRDAFASVYGKDVITLRYLRPGFRISREVADAIAADPGVKALVLERHGTITWGATVREAYEATLELISRAEEAIASRAGGRRLFGGPRVAVLPPEARRAAALAVAPKLRGFLGRSRRVVVGFDDSPAVTEFVSSADAPRLSQIGPATPDHTIYTKRLPCFVALDGPATGAALAAAIERAVGGFVAAYTRYFDANRFEGAELTDPLPRVVLVPGLGMFTAGKDRRTAGIVNDIYRHTIDVIGGASAFGQYVSLSAKDAFDVEYWPLELYKLTLAPPEKELARRVALVTGGASGIGRAVARRLAAEGCHVVVADLDEAGAKKTADEIAASAGAGRALALPMDVTREDSVRVAFEEAVLAYGGLDVLVSNAGIAHSAPVDRMRLADWERSFAVNATGHFLVAREAMRVLIAQGLGGALVFVATKNVMSPGKDFAAYSAAKAAEAQLAKVLALEGAPHGIRSNIVNPDAVFQDSKLWSEDVRRERATAQGIGVDQLEEFYRTRNLLGARILPEDVAEAVLFLAGDRASKTTGCTLTVDGGVKDAFPR, from the coding sequence ATGCGCTCCCGCTGGAACGACGCCGACGCCGCGCGGCTCGACGAGCTCGACCTCCTCGTCTACGCGTCGCGGCTGATCGGCGCCGAGACCTCGCTCGTCGTCTGGGGCGGCGGCAACACCTCCATCAAGACCGTCGAGCACGATCATCGTGGCCGCGAGGTCGACGTGCTCCGGGTGAAGGGGAGCGGCTCCGACCTCAAGTCGGTCCAGCGCAAGGACTTCCCCGGCGTGCGCATGGACGACATCCGCGCGCTCCTCCCGCGCGAGGACATGGGCGACCAGGAGATGGTGGGCTACCTCGCCCACGCCCTCCAAGACCCGGGCGGCGTCCGGCCGTCGATCGAGACGCTGCTCCATGGCTTCCTCGCCGCGCGGGCCGTCGTCCACACCCACGCCGACGCGATCGTCGCGCTCACCAACAACGACCGTCACCGGGACGCCTTCGCGTCGGTCTACGGCAAGGACGTGATCACGCTCCGGTACCTCAGGCCGGGCTTCCGCATCTCGCGCGAGGTCGCCGACGCGATCGCCGCCGACCCGGGAGTCAAGGCGCTCGTGCTCGAGCGTCACGGGACGATCACCTGGGGTGCTACCGTCCGGGAGGCCTACGAGGCGACGCTCGAGCTGATCTCGCGGGCCGAGGAGGCGATCGCTTCGAGGGCGGGCGGCCGCCGCCTCTTCGGCGGCCCGCGCGTGGCCGTGCTCCCTCCCGAGGCGCGACGTGCGGCGGCGCTGGCCGTGGCGCCGAAGCTCCGCGGGTTCCTGGGACGCTCGCGGCGCGTGGTCGTCGGCTTCGACGACTCGCCCGCGGTCACCGAGTTCGTCTCGTCCGCCGACGCGCCAAGGCTCTCACAGATCGGGCCGGCGACGCCGGACCACACGATCTACACGAAGCGCCTGCCGTGCTTCGTCGCCCTCGACGGCCCGGCGACGGGCGCCGCGCTCGCCGCGGCGATCGAGCGCGCGGTCGGCGGGTTCGTGGCGGCGTACACGCGCTACTTCGACGCGAACCGCTTCGAGGGCGCCGAGCTGACGGACCCGCTGCCGCGCGTCGTGCTGGTGCCCGGGCTCGGCATGTTCACGGCGGGCAAGGACCGGCGCACGGCCGGGATCGTGAACGACATTTATCGCCACACGATCGACGTCATCGGCGGCGCCTCGGCCTTCGGCCAGTACGTCTCGCTCTCGGCCAAGGACGCCTTCGACGTCGAGTACTGGCCCCTCGAGCTCTACAAGCTGACGCTCGCCCCGCCGGAGAAGGAGCTCGCGCGCCGCGTGGCGCTCGTGACCGGCGGCGCCTCCGGGATCGGCCGCGCCGTGGCGCGGCGGCTCGCGGCCGAGGGCTGCCACGTCGTCGTCGCCGACCTCGACGAGGCGGGGGCGAAGAAGACCGCGGACGAGATCGCGGCGTCGGCGGGCGCGGGCCGGGCGCTCGCGCTCCCGATGGACGTCACGCGCGAGGACTCGGTGCGCGTGGCGTTCGAGGAGGCCGTGCTCGCGTACGGCGGCCTCGACGTCCTGGTCTCGAACGCCGGCATCGCCCACTCGGCGCCGGTGGACCGGATGCGGCTCGCCGACTGGGAGCGCTCGTTCGCGGTGAACGCGACCGGCCACTTCCTGGTGGCCCGCGAGGCGATGCGGGTGCTCATCGCGCAGGGGCTCGGGGGCGCGCTCGTCTTCGTCGCGACCAAGAACGTGATGTCGCCCGGCAAGGACTTCGCCGCGTACTCCGCCGCGAAGGCCGCCGAGGCGCAGCTGGCGAAGGTGCTGGCGCTCGAGGGCGCGCCCCACGGGATCCGCTCGAACATCGTGAACCCGGACGCGGTCTTCCAGGACTCCAAGCTCTGGTCGGAGGACGTCCGGCGCGAGCGCGCCACGGCCCAGGGGATCGGCGTGGACCAGCTCGAGGAGTTCTACCGCACGCGCAACCTGCTCGGCGCCCGCATCCTGCCGGAGGACGTCGCGGAGGCCGTCCTCTTCCTCGCGGGGGACCGTGCGTCCAAGACCACGGGCTGCACGCTCACGGTGGACGGCGGCGTGAAGGACGCGTTCCCGCGGTGA
- a CDS encoding DUF1272 domain-containing protein: MEAPMLICSFECTFCRACAEGVLGGRCPNCGGELVRRPVRPPEGLRRHPASRERVHRPDRCRELAAAR, encoded by the coding sequence ATGGAGGCGCCGATGCTGATCTGCTCGTTCGAGTGCACGTTCTGCCGAGCGTGCGCCGAGGGCGTGCTCGGCGGACGGTGCCCCAACTGCGGGGGCGAGCTCGTCCGGCGGCCGGTCCGCCCGCCGGAGGGGCTGCGCAGGCACCCGGCGTCGCGCGAGCGCGTCCATCGGCCCGACCGCTGCCGCGAGCTCGCGGCCGCGCGCTGA
- a CDS encoding ABC transporter substrate-binding protein, producing the protein MESFNRRRFLATTGGGLAGILATRIPPARGQQREISYLCWNNFAPNSDKKLAEIGQRFTRDTGIKLRIDHVSHMGPQQAKYAAEVQTQAGHDLVEMRMHFPWLYEPQLVDVSDVVGELEKKYGKALGSSYEGAHVNGVWRAVPQYHGMFVATYREDLFKQAGLKVPDTWEDLYVVGKELKKMGHPVGIPISQNYDSISTAGPVLWSFGGMEVDKDGKMVRINAPATAQMIEWYRKMFRDCMEPEVLSWSDASNNESIQQGKAGWIHNPVSAYIVAKQRKLVTADGINHHRSLAGPHGRHETDTPRHIGIWKFSKNVEASKEWIRYLLGKREVYDEYIMSGDAFNLPTYEKLQDHPVLRTDPKYAALRGEGVQYHTYGWPAPPSDKVQLITNTYLLPNMIAKAVTGTSTKDAMAWAETEMKKILAG; encoded by the coding sequence ATGGAATCCTTCAACCGTCGCCGTTTCCTCGCCACGACCGGCGGAGGCCTCGCCGGGATCCTGGCGACGCGCATTCCCCCGGCCCGCGGCCAGCAACGCGAGATCTCGTACCTCTGCTGGAACAATTTCGCCCCGAACTCCGACAAGAAGCTCGCCGAGATCGGCCAGCGCTTCACCAGGGACACGGGGATCAAGCTCCGGATCGACCACGTCTCGCACATGGGCCCGCAGCAGGCCAAGTACGCCGCCGAGGTCCAGACCCAGGCCGGCCACGATCTGGTCGAGATGCGCATGCACTTCCCGTGGCTCTACGAGCCCCAGCTCGTCGACGTCTCGGATGTCGTGGGCGAGCTCGAGAAGAAGTACGGCAAGGCGCTCGGCTCGTCGTACGAGGGCGCCCACGTCAACGGCGTCTGGCGCGCGGTGCCCCAGTATCACGGCATGTTCGTCGCGACCTATCGGGAGGACCTCTTCAAGCAGGCGGGCCTCAAGGTCCCCGACACCTGGGAGGACCTCTACGTCGTCGGCAAGGAGCTGAAGAAGATGGGGCACCCGGTCGGGATCCCCATCAGCCAGAACTACGACTCGATCTCGACCGCGGGCCCCGTGCTGTGGTCGTTCGGCGGCATGGAGGTGGACAAGGACGGCAAGATGGTTCGCATCAACGCGCCGGCGACCGCGCAGATGATCGAGTGGTACAGGAAGATGTTCCGGGACTGCATGGAGCCGGAGGTGCTCTCCTGGTCGGACGCGAGCAACAACGAGTCCATCCAGCAGGGCAAGGCCGGCTGGATCCACAATCCGGTATCCGCCTACATCGTCGCGAAACAGCGCAAGCTGGTCACCGCCGACGGCATCAACCACCATCGAAGCCTCGCCGGCCCCCACGGCCGTCACGAGACCGACACGCCTCGGCACATCGGCATCTGGAAGTTTTCGAAGAACGTCGAAGCCTCCAAGGAATGGATCCGCTACCTCCTCGGCAAGCGCGAGGTCTACGACGAGTACATCATGTCGGGCGATGCCTTCAACCTGCCGACCTACGAGAAGCTCCAGGACCATCCGGTGCTGCGCACGGACCCGAAGTACGCCGCGCTGAGGGGCGAGGGAGTCCAGTACCACACCTACGGCTGGCCGGCGCCGCCCTCGGACAAGGTCCAGCTCATCACCAACACCTACCTGCTGCCCAACATGATCGCCAAGGCGGTCACGGGCACATCCACGAAGGACGCGATGGCCTGGGCCGAGACCGAGATGAAGAAGATCCTCGCCGGCTAG
- a CDS encoding TRAP transporter small permease, with amino-acid sequence MILGRGVEWVCLALMVALCLDLMLGVFSRYVLFSTFTWYDEIARICFVWLVFLGAAVGVKRQAHFRLHLVVDALWPRARWVVGLFGRLVVIGFAAALVQQGWAFVELGRFQQTPVMGLPKSWVYLAMPVGGALIILYSLGPLWRDLRPPGGR; translated from the coding sequence GTGATCCTGGGCCGCGGCGTGGAGTGGGTCTGCCTGGCCCTGATGGTGGCGCTCTGCCTGGACCTCATGCTCGGGGTCTTCTCGCGCTACGTCCTGTTCAGCACCTTCACGTGGTACGACGAGATCGCGCGGATCTGCTTCGTGTGGCTCGTGTTCCTGGGGGCGGCGGTGGGCGTGAAGCGTCAGGCCCATTTCCGCCTCCACCTCGTCGTCGATGCGCTGTGGCCCCGCGCCCGGTGGGTGGTGGGGCTGTTCGGGCGGCTGGTGGTGATCGGCTTCGCGGCGGCGCTCGTGCAGCAGGGCTGGGCGTTCGTGGAGCTCGGCCGATTCCAGCAGACGCCGGTGATGGGGCTGCCGAAGTCCTGGGTCTACCTCGCGATGCCGGTCGGGGGCGCGCTGATCATCCTCTACAGCCTGGGGCCGCTCTGGCGCGACCTCCGCCCGCCCGGCGGGCGATGA
- a CDS encoding sugar ABC transporter permease — MAVRANEITVPRGRPGAAARVRQWLDGESVLGPVFVTPALLLLLLLVAYPFVMAVYFAMSNAFIGRPSHWVGLRNFIALWDSDIFRQTFQNAFVFTGISVAFKVVLGITLALLLNEQLWFKRMIRGAVLLPWVIPTALSTLGWWWMFNSLYSVVNWTGIAMGLMDPPGPNWLGQKYYAMAAVITVNVWRGLPFFAITILAGLVSIPRELYEAAEADGAGANARFWHVTLPLLKPVLAVVVLFSTIFTFSDFNIVYVLTRGGPITSTHLFATLSRVVGIDTGRIGEGAAISLYLFPLLVFVVWAQLRFVRKQVY; from the coding sequence ATGGCCGTCAGAGCCAACGAGATCACCGTGCCGCGCGGCCGCCCGGGGGCGGCCGCACGGGTGCGTCAATGGCTCGACGGCGAATCGGTGCTCGGGCCGGTCTTCGTGACGCCGGCCCTCCTCCTCCTCCTGCTGCTCGTCGCCTACCCGTTCGTGATGGCGGTCTACTTCGCCATGTCGAACGCGTTCATCGGCCGCCCGAGCCACTGGGTGGGCCTCCGTAACTTCATCGCGCTGTGGGATAGCGATATCTTCCGCCAGACCTTCCAGAACGCGTTCGTGTTCACGGGCATCTCGGTGGCGTTCAAGGTGGTGCTGGGCATCACGCTGGCGCTGCTGCTCAACGAGCAGCTCTGGTTCAAGCGGATGATCCGCGGCGCCGTGCTGCTGCCGTGGGTCATCCCCACCGCGCTCAGCACGCTCGGCTGGTGGTGGATGTTCAACTCGCTCTACAGCGTGGTGAACTGGACCGGCATCGCGATGGGGCTCATGGACCCACCGGGGCCGAACTGGCTCGGCCAGAAGTACTACGCCATGGCCGCCGTCATCACGGTGAACGTCTGGCGCGGGCTCCCGTTCTTCGCCATCACGATCCTCGCGGGCCTCGTGTCGATCCCGCGCGAGCTCTACGAGGCCGCCGAGGCCGACGGCGCGGGGGCGAACGCCCGCTTCTGGCACGTCACCCTGCCCCTGCTGAAGCCGGTGCTGGCGGTGGTCGTGCTGTTCTCCACCATCTTCACGTTCAGCGACTTCAACATCGTGTACGTGCTGACCCGCGGCGGGCCCATCACCTCCACCCACCTCTTCGCCACGCTGTCGCGTGTGGTGGGGATCGACACCGGGCGCATCGGCGAGGGCGCGGCGATCTCCCTCTACCTCTTCCCGCTGCTGGTCTTCGTCGTCTGGGCACAGCTCCGCTTCGTGCGCAAGCAGGTGTACTGA